Below is a genomic region from Delftia tsuruhatensis.
GCCTATGCTTACGCCTACCTGGTGCGCCATCCCCACATCCACAAGACGCCCAACATGTTCCTGCTGGTGCGCACCATGGAGCCTTCGCCCATGGGCGTTCCACTGGAGCTTTTCTGCTACACCAGCACCACGGTGTGGGTGGAGTACGAGGCCATCCAGGGCGCGATCTTCGACCACCTGATCGGCATGCTGCCGCGATTCGGCCTGAGCCTGTACCAGCGCTCGTCCGACCATGGCCAGCACCTGCGCCTGGCCGCAGCCGAGCGCTGAGCGGACGAAGACTGAGGCGCCTCAGCGCTGCGGGGAGGACGGCCCCGGCCCGGCGCCGGCCTCGGGCGGCCGGGCCCGCACCGGCTCGGCCACGAAGCCCATGCGCGTCAGGCCTGCCGCATGGGCCCATCCCATGAGTTCGGCCACGCGGCCATAGGGCACGGCCTGGTCGGCGCGCAATTGCAGCTCGGCCTGGGGATTGCGGGCGCCCAGCCGTGCCAGGCGCTCGCGCAGCGCCTCGGCCGTGGTGGACTGGCCCTGCACCCAGAGCGCGCCGCCGGCATCGACTTCCAGCAGCAGGGCATCGTCCTCGTTCGCGGCGGCCATGGGCTGGGTGCCCTGGGCCTGGGGCAGTTGCACCCGCAGCGAGGCAGCGAGCATGGGCGCGGCCAGGATGAAGATGACGACCAGGACCAGCATCACGTCCACCAGGGGCGTGACATTGATGGCATGCAGCGGCTGGG
It encodes:
- a CDS encoding ExbD/TolR family protein, encoding MSFGRLASRQGPSQPLHAINVTPLVDVMLVLVVIFILAAPMLAASLRVQLPQAQGTQPMAAANEDDALLLEVDAGGALWVQGQSTTAEALRERLARLGARNPQAELQLRADQAVPYGRVAELMGWAHAAGLTRMGFVAEPVRARPPEAGAGPGPSSPQR